A stretch of DNA from Rhodopirellula bahusiensis:
CTTTCAGGTGCGTCCCGTTATCGCCGTAGAAAATGACAATCGTGTTCTCTCGCAAACCGTTGGACTGCAGGCCGTTGATCAAGTTCCCAACCGCAATGTCCATGTACTCCACCATGTCTTTGAAGTACTTCAGTTGTTCAACGACCGGTTGCGACGGATCCCAGTCGTCGCTGATTGGCGTTGGCACGAAGGGCCAGTGAGGCAGAGCCATCGGGTAGTAAACGAAGGCGGGTTCGTCGCGTTCTTGTTGGAGGAAGTCGATCGTTTTCTCGACCCAGATGTCTTCGCCAAATTGACCCGCGTAAGTTTTCAGCGTACCGCCCTGCCCTGCTTCGCCTTCCAGCATCGTTGGGTTGGCGTAGCGTGAGCCTTTGTCTTCGGTGTGCAAGGCATGGAACAACGCGTACTGGTCGAAGCCCGCGTCCTTGGGATGCATGCCTGTTCCGCGGCGTTCATCGGCACCGGGATATCCGGGCGGGTCGTACGATTGCAGTTGCCATTTGCCAAAGATCGCTGTCGCGTAGCCCTCTTCCTTCATTCGGTGACCAAAGGTTTTCACGTTTGGATCGAGGATTCCAAACGTCTTCCAGTTGCGATGGTTGTACTTGCCCGACATGAGTTGGACTCGGGTCGGTGTGCACAACGGTTGCGAGTACGCGTGGGTGAACCGCACGCCATCGCTGGCCAATTGATCCAGTGCAGGCGTTTCGTAAGAGACTCCGCCGTAGCACCCTAGACCTTCGATGCCAATGTCGTCCGCCATGATCAGAACGATGTTGGGTCGCGAATCGTTGGCGGATGAAACGGTCAGCGGCAGACATGCCAGCAGAAGCAGAAGAAAACGCATTCGATCGTTCGTTTAGAGTTGCGGGGCGAAGGTGCGACTCAGAGGATAATCAACGGTTGATCGGCGGAGGTGGAAGCTGGAGCGTTTGAGCGTTCGGAATCAGCGAATGTTGGTAGTGCTTCAATAGACTATGAACGGATTGAAACTCAGGACGTCCGGCCAAGGATGCATACTGTGGGTCCGACGCGACTTGATCGTATTTCGCAACCGCGGCTGCCAACGCGTTGGGGTCAGGCACTTCGTTTGGGTTGGCTGACAGCGGCAGTGCCAAGTGAGCCGTCCATTGCGGATCCAGCAACTTGAAGAGCTCAGGAGCGATTTGCAGCAACTGATCCTGCAGCACCGCGGGGCGATCACTCCGGTATTGTTGAGCGAATTGTGATTGGGGTTCAGGCGGTGTGACCTGCACTTGTTGGCCGGCGTAGCGAGCGATGGCCTGGGTCAGCTGGGCCGCCGAGGTGGGGATTACAACCGGTTGGCCGGGTGCGGGGCTTTGGTAGTACATGCCCGTCGCGACTTGATCGACTCGAAGCACCGTTCCGTCGATGGAGACTCCCGCGAATAATCCACGACTTCGGGAATAGGTGTAGATCTCAGCTTGCAGTTGACCATCGGTGGCCACTGCGGCTTGGCGTCCAACCGGCCCGGCTGCGGCGGAGGCATCGCCACCCAAGGTCAATTTGCCGGAGAGGATGCCTTGGACACTTCGAGCGGTTTTGAAGACCAGAATGATGTCGGAGGCTTGCACACCAACTTGCCAACCGACGTTGCCTCCGGTCAAGGTGATGAACACCGGAGCGTGCCAGGTGCCGTCGGGATCGCGGATGAACAACAATCCTTTTCCGTGCCGAGCACCGACGATGAAGCTGCCTTTGATCACGTTGGGGACAATCGCGACCCCGTGACAATCCTGCAACATTTGTGCTGGGATTTGGCTCAATGGCGTGGACATCGTTTCGTTCAGTACCGCGGTCGCGGCCTGGACCGTTTGTTCTTCGTTGATCTGCGCGGTCGCGGGCTGCGTCCATCCAATCAGCAACAATGCAGTCGTTATCACGATTCGGCGCGTGAAACGAAATTGCGGTTGGGTAGAAGACTCCATCGTGCACATTCCTTTGGTGAGATCGTTTTCAGTCGTGAACGTTTGATCGGGGGAGTGAATTGCGACCGCGACCATTTGCCATCGCATTGCAATCCCGTGGCGATTCCCATGCCATTGTGGAGCCGAATGCACATTCCGGCTACTCCATCCGCCCTGCCCTGCCCCGCGATTGAGAAAGAATGCCTTCCATGAAGGAGATCGAAGTTCATCGAGTGATGCCGACACTTGGCAGCGAAAACGAGTCGAACGGATAGGGAAAAGCCCGATGGTCGGTTGGATTGCTGCTCTCAAAGTGCGAAGATTGAATTCGATGCCGGCGCGTATCGCTGGGCGAGATCACGTTGGAGTGGCCAACTCGGCTCTGCAATCACGCGAATCCACTTGAAGGCTTGGGAAATCGAAGCATGTCTGATTTAGAACCGAAGGACACGATGCGGAACGTGCTGTCGGATGTGGCGTCGCTTTGGTGGTTGCCGCTGATCCGAGGTTTGTTGCTGTTGGTTCTGGGCATCTACGCGTTGTTTCAACCCGGGATGACGTTGGCAACGTTTGCCCAAGTCGCCGGATTCTTCTTGGCGTTTGATGGTGTGATGGCGATCATCGCGGGATTGGTCGGTGACACTCCGTCGCGAACGGGAACGATTGTTCGAGGCGTGATCGAATTTTTGGCTGGCATATTCGTGTTTGCTAATCCGATGTTGGTCGCTGGGTTGACCGCGACGATTGTGATCAGCGTCATTGGTGCGATGGTGGTCGTTTCGGGTGTGGTTGAGATCGCGGCTGCGATTCAAGATCGTCGACACATCCAAGGCGAAGGCTGGTTGATCTTGGCTGGCGTGCTTTCTGTTTTGATCGGCATCGCCCTGTTGGCCGCGCCGATGGGATTTGGGCTGACGCTGGTCAGGATTTTGGGAGCACTAGCGATTATCTCCAGCATCGCAATGATCGCGTTCGCATTCCGGTTGAAATCATTGGGAAGCCGAATCAACCAGGTGTGACCATCGTTTGATTCGGGGGTGCTGTCCCTGCAAAGCCGCACTGCCCTGCCCTGCTCCATGTCGCTGTCCCACATTGGGAGCTTCAGGGCGACTATGTTGGTCAGCCGCCTCTTTGTTCAGCGAAGAAGCTGGATTGATCCGCAACAGGATCCGTCTCCTTCCCTCCCCTGCCCCGCATCAGAAAGTCATTCCAAATGAAGATTCGATGGTTCATTTTCGTCGCTGTGTTGCCTTGGTTTATCGTCCCGGTTGAGGCTCAAGAGAAGGTTGCCGACTCGATCGGCAATTTGGATCCGGAGATGGCGACCGGGCGAACGGTCGAGGACGGCGTCGCGTGGTACGACGTCGCGGAGCAGAACATCGAAGGAAGGATCTTGGCCGACCAAGAACGTGCGAGATGGTTTGATCGATTCCCGGCGTCCGCCAACGGTTCGGTGACATCAAACGTTTGGAACCTGAGTCGTCATTCTGCTGGGATGATGGTTCGATTCAAAACAGATGCCACCTCCATTCACGCGCACTACAAATTGCTGAATAAGAATCTGGCGATGCCGCACATGCCTGCGACCGGAGTCAGCGGGGTCGATTTTTATGCCCGCGACGGTGAAGGCAACTGGCGATGGGTGCAGGTCACTCGCCCGACATCACAAGAAGTCAAAACAAAGGTCATCGATTCATTGGCACCGGGGATGCGTGAGTACGCCGCTTACCTTCCGCTTTACAATGGCATCGAGTCTTTGAAGATTGGTGTTTCGCCGGACAGCAAATTCCAACAGTTGCCGACACGTGAGAAGCCGATCGTGTTCTACGGAACCA
This window harbors:
- a CDS encoding sulfatase-like hydrolase/transferase encodes the protein MRFLLLLLACLPLTVSSANDSRPNIVLIMADDIGIEGLGCYGGVSYETPALDQLASDGVRFTHAYSQPLCTPTRVQLMSGKYNHRNWKTFGILDPNVKTFGHRMKEEGYATAIFGKWQLQSYDPPGYPGADERRGTGMHPKDAGFDQYALFHALHTEDKGSRYANPTMLEGEAGQGGTLKTYAGQFGEDIWVEKTIDFLQQERDEPAFVYYPMALPHWPFVPTPISDDWDPSQPVVEQLKYFKDMVEYMDIAVGNLINGLQSNGLRENTIVIFYGDNGTHLKVVSKLADGRSIQGGKGLTKQTGIHVPLIVSWPGHIQPAVSDKLIDASDFYPTLIELAGGKVVEDPTMDGISFAPELFGKQGQEKESLFFWYDPRPGEDKSQFTREVFALNRTHKYFRDGRLFRLTNRPLEEIAIDLDQATEQDRAAMKELQQRITEAMAGIDEPPLLDATGHPITQQISR
- a CDS encoding lipid-binding SYLF domain-containing protein — translated: MRWQMVAVAIHSPDQTFTTENDLTKGMCTMESSTQPQFRFTRRIVITTALLLIGWTQPATAQINEEQTVQAATAVLNETMSTPLSQIPAQMLQDCHGVAIVPNVIKGSFIVGARHGKGLLFIRDPDGTWHAPVFITLTGGNVGWQVGVQASDIILVFKTARSVQGILSGKLTLGGDASAAAGPVGRQAAVATDGQLQAEIYTYSRSRGLFAGVSIDGTVLRVDQVATGMYYQSPAPGQPVVIPTSAAQLTQAIARYAGQQVQVTPPEPQSQFAQQYRSDRPAVLQDQLLQIAPELFKLLDPQWTAHLALPLSANPNEVPDPNALAAAVAKYDQVASDPQYASLAGRPEFQSVHSLLKHYQHSLIPNAQTLQLPPPPINR
- a CDS encoding HdeD family acid-resistance protein; its protein translation is MSDLEPKDTMRNVLSDVASLWWLPLIRGLLLLVLGIYALFQPGMTLATFAQVAGFFLAFDGVMAIIAGLVGDTPSRTGTIVRGVIEFLAGIFVFANPMLVAGLTATIVISVIGAMVVVSGVVEIAAAIQDRRHIQGEGWLILAGVLSVLIGIALLAAPMGFGLTLVRILGALAIISSIAMIAFAFRLKSLGSRINQV
- a CDS encoding SGNH/GDSL hydrolase family protein, with the translated sequence MKIRWFIFVAVLPWFIVPVEAQEKVADSIGNLDPEMATGRTVEDGVAWYDVAEQNIEGRILADQERARWFDRFPASANGSVTSNVWNLSRHSAGMMVRFKTDATSIHAHYKLLNKNLAMPHMPATGVSGVDFYARDGEGNWRWVQVTRPTSQEVKTKVIDSLAPGMREYAAYLPLYNGIESLKIGVSPDSKFQQLPTREKPIVFYGTSITHGACASRPGMVHTAILGRRFDQPVVNLGFSGNGKMHAEVGEFLVQVDAAVYVIDCLPNMNAAMVTERCVPLVKQIRAAKPDTPIVLVEDRRNTNSWILPARDAHHTANHEALQAAYKSLLADGVTGLHYIAGDELYGTDGDGATDGSHASDLGFMRQADVFDPVLRKAMGVE